Proteins found in one Chaetodon auriga isolate fChaAug3 chromosome 12, fChaAug3.hap1, whole genome shotgun sequence genomic segment:
- the LOC143328869 gene encoding E3 SUMO-protein ligase ZBED1-like produces MGCKDNMLVQDVSTRWNSTYAMLSRLQEQRWPVTATLSDPAVTQRGKHYLDLKPEQWNLIEELNQVLEPFESATVFLSGQQYVTLSALPHLVHKLKKNIQSPELETGPVSSFQTHATEQVTERWQGLLEFTPESPNITVLAAALDSRFRKLKFLAAEEVVKVQSAVQAMALGAKQQVRHPTASEHGADSTAQDSPPAAHAKRTTSFLDSDSTTSDEEQDEEQQLLQAVHQEVFMYFGEHPLSKKENPLTWWEKNAARYPTLAELARSLLGIPATSTPSERLFSAAGNIVSKKRASLSPEHADMLTFLHCIKVLL; encoded by the exons ATGGGTTGCAAGGACAACATGCTGGTGCAAGATGTCTCCACACGCTGGAACAGCACTTATGCCATGTTGTCCAGGCTACAAGAACAGAGATGGCCAGTGACTGCCACACTCTCCGACCCAGCAGTGACCCAGAGAGGGAAACATTATCTGGACCTCAAACCTGAACAGTGGAATCTGATTGAGGAGCTGAACCAGGTCCTTGAGCCCTTTGAATCAGCCACAGTGTTTCTGAGTGGACAACAATATGTCACACTCTCTGCACTTCCACATCTTGTGCACAAACTTAAAAAGAACATACAGAGTCCAGAACTTGAGACTGGACCTGTGAGTTCATTCCAGACTCATGCAACAGAACAGGTCACAGAAAGATGGCAAGGACTACTTGAGTTTACTCCTGAATCTCCAAACATCACCGTacttgctgctgctctggattCCAGGTTTCGAAAACTGAAGTTCTTGGCTGCTGAGGAAGTAGTCAAGGTCCAAAGTGCAGTACAAGCCATGGCACTTGGAGCCAAACAGCAAGTGAGGCACCCCACTGCAAGTGAACATGGAgcagacagcacagcacaggaCTCCCCACCAGCAGCACATGCCAAGAGGACTACATCATTCCTTGACTCAGACTCCACCACCAGTGACGAAGAGCaagatgaggagcagcagttaCTCCAAGCTGTACATCAGGAG GTCTTCATGTATTTTGGAGAGCATCCCCTTTCCAAGAAGGAGAATCCACTGACTTGGTGGGAAAAGAATGCAGCACGGTATCCAACATTGGCAGAGCTGGCAAGGTCCCTGCTGGGTATTCCAGCCACATCAACGCCATCAGAGcgcctgttttcagctgcaggtaACATTGTATCAAAGAAGAGGGCAAGCCTCAGCCCTGAGCATGCTGATATGCTTACCTTCCTTCACTGCATTAAAGTGCTCCTTTAA